GTACACGATCAGAACGGACTACCTGAAAAAGCCCGGACAAACGACCGAACTCTCCGAACTGACCGTGGCGATCGAACAAGGAATCGGAAAGACCAAAGCGGGTTATCGCTTGCTGGAAACACACCGCATCAGCGAACAGGCTGATCCGAAAGAACGGTTCGATACTTCCAATCTGAAGAACGGCTTCGAAACCTATTGGCTGAAGGTCATCTTCCATGGCGCGAACTTTAAATGGATCCTGCTCGGCTTCATCGTGTTGGTAATCGGCGGCACGACGCTGGTCCTCAGTTCCATCAACATGTCGCAAACCAATACCCTGTTCAAGCGCCTGCAACTGTTCTCTTCCGCCGCCTTCTCGATCGGTCACGGTGGTAACGACGCGCAAAAGGTCATGGGTATCATCTCCGTCGCGCTCATCGCGAATGGCAACATCGCGAGCATGAAAGAGATGCCGACCTGGGTGCCGCTTGCATGTTATACCGCTATTGCAGCCGGAACACTCAGCGGCGGTTGGAAAATCGTTAAGACGATGGGCGGAAAGATCACCAAGGTGACTCCCTTCGAAGGTGTTGCAGCCGAAACAGCCGGCGCGATCACGCTCTTCTTTACCGAAGGCCTGAAGTTCCCCTGGAAGATCGGCGGAGAAGTCATCAAAGGCATTCCGGTCAGTACTACCCATACGATCACCGGATCGATCATCGGTGTGGGTGCTACGAAACGACTGTCGGCGGTACGCTGGGGTGTTACCATCAACCTCGTTTGGGCCTGGATCCTGACCATTCCGGTGTCCGCTTTGCTGGCGGCTATTTTCTACGAGTTGATCAAACTTTTCCTTCGATAAACACGTCGAATCATGGTATTGAAAGCCCTTGCCAATGCGAGGGCTTTTTTATTGTCATTCTGTAAACTGGAAATAATCGAACCGCATTTTTTCTTGAATTAAAATTTTCAATCATCATTACAAACAATTAAATGGCCAATTTGAAGGCATACCCGATGGTAATCGTCTTTTCAAATGTTCTATTTAGCAAGGCTTCACCCGGACATCCACAGGCCGGCCGGGCGGAAGCGAGCCGCGGATTTCTATTCACATTAAAGCTAAATCGTTCATTATAAGCAAGAAACACGCCTGTCCGAATACCCTTCCTATTTTGATATTAAGGTGAATCCCCTTTATTTTGCACCTCATT
This DNA window, taken from Bacteroidota bacterium, encodes the following:
- a CDS encoding inorganic phosphate transporter, whose protein sequence is MTLLITVIVLALLFDFINGFHDAANSIATVVSTRVLSPVSAVIWAALFNFVAFFIFKDHSVANTIAKTVQDRFTAPEMSPLPMILAGLLAAISWNLITWWYGIPSSSSHTLIGGFAGAFIAAYGFEAVRSGVVWATAIFIVVAPVAGMLMAYLISLWFLHSFRKSLIAKFVSITIMVGVAWAVWNTLEFKKDFNGGASYTYMFDRKVSKDELKKALTFKDDHYKEYAPVIAAGKDSLGQPDASGTVYTIRTDYLKKPGQTTELSELTVAIEQGIGKTKAGYRLLETHRISEQADPKERFDTSNLKNGFETYWLKVIFHGANFKWILLGFIVLVIGGTTLVLSSINMSQTNTLFKRLQLFSSAAFSIGHGGNDAQKVMGIISVALIANGNIASMKEMPTWVPLACYTAIAAGTLSGGWKIVKTMGGKITKVTPFEGVAAETAGAITLFFTEGLKFPWKIGGEVIKGIPVSTTHTITGSIIGVGATKRLSAVRWGVTINLVWAWILTIPVSALLAAIFYELIKLFLR